A window of the Candidatus Rokuibacteriota bacterium genome harbors these coding sequences:
- a CDS encoding ATP-grasp domain-containing protein has translation MDSSPNRSPTVAITGLAASDNPGPGVAVARCLREARGPRQTLVGLAFDHRFTGLYATDLIDEVFLIPAPAYGDRSFVQALADVRRQTPIDVLIPALDPDVGLCAGTRRSLAGLGIHTLVPDAAAIRRRAKSVLSPLAEASGFAAPRTVTLLSQTAMTAALRDLALPFFLKGSFADARLVSTAEQAHAEFERLVGQWGFPLLAQERVIGDELNVTVLFNRKSELVGAVPMRKLGVTDRGKGWAGVTVRLPEVVERAGHLLRSIDWVGPAELEMIRDPASNRFYLIEINPRFPAWTYLTAAAGQNLPWAAVQLAMGREVRPFREVRPGQLFVRSVEDAFHPFDRVEALTSSRHVVLRGR, from the coding sequence ATGGACTCCTCTCCGAATCGTAGCCCGACCGTTGCAATCACGGGGCTCGCGGCCTCGGACAATCCGGGGCCGGGGGTGGCGGTGGCCCGCTGCCTCAGGGAGGCGCGCGGGCCCCGCCAGACCCTGGTCGGGCTGGCGTTCGACCACCGATTCACCGGGCTCTACGCGACGGACCTGATCGACGAGGTCTTCCTCATCCCGGCGCCGGCCTACGGGGACCGGAGCTTCGTCCAGGCCCTGGCAGACGTCAGGCGGCAAACGCCCATCGACGTGCTCATCCCTGCGCTGGACCCCGACGTCGGGCTCTGCGCCGGGACGCGCCGCTCGCTGGCGGGGCTCGGCATCCACACCCTCGTGCCCGACGCGGCAGCCATCCGCCGTCGCGCCAAGTCCGTGCTCTCGCCGCTGGCCGAGGCTTCGGGCTTTGCCGCCCCGCGCACGGTCACGCTCCTGTCGCAGACGGCCATGACGGCGGCGCTCCGCGACCTCGCGCTCCCGTTCTTCCTCAAGGGGTCCTTCGCCGACGCCAGGCTCGTCAGCACGGCGGAGCAGGCGCATGCGGAGTTCGAGCGGCTGGTGGGCCAGTGGGGATTCCCGCTCCTGGCGCAGGAGCGGGTGATCGGCGACGAGCTGAACGTCACCGTGCTCTTCAACCGGAAGAGCGAGCTGGTCGGGGCCGTGCCCATGCGGAAGCTGGGAGTCACGGACCGGGGCAAGGGCTGGGCCGGGGTCACCGTGCGGCTGCCGGAGGTCGTGGAGCGCGCCGGCCACCTGCTCCGGTCCATCGACTGGGTGGGTCCTGCCGAGCTGGAGATGATCCGGGATCCCGCCTCGAACCGGTTCTACCTCATCGAGATCAATCCTCGCTTCCCCGCCTGGACCTATCTCACCGCGGCGGCGGGACAGAACCTGCCATGGGCGGCGGTGCAGCTGGCCATGGGGAGAGAGGTCCGCCCCTTCCGCGAGGTCCGCCCGGGCCAGCTCTTCGTCCGGTCGGTGGAGGATGCCTTCCATCCCTTCGACCGGGTGGAGGCGCTGACATCCTCGCGTCATGTGGTCCTGCGGGGGAGGTGA
- a CDS encoding sigma-54-dependent Fis family transcriptional regulator: MDRPRVLVVDDEKVLRELLAEVLASWEYEASTAGSAEEALEALGRSLVDVVLLDIMMPGMSGIDLLREIKQRDLDVDVVMMTGRPTVETAVQALKAGACDYLEKPLNLDVLRHLMGGLTERRLLRQEVHALRARVGDQLGAMELVGVSDATKQLRDLIDRVASSDSPVLIEGESGTGKELVAAAIHHRSPRSRAPFIPVNCGAIPAELMESEFFGHARGAFSGAVADALGLIRSAHGGTIFLDEVAELPAALQVKLLRVLQDKDVRPVGAVKTFKVEVRVIAATNRNVEEAVRAGALRQDLFYRLNVVRILVTPLRERRADILPLVTHFLRQLNQKLGRRVSGVAPEAMEALMAYDFPGNVRELENLLHRAYALGAREEITLEDLPVLRSRSEEPAATGGLPTLAAAERDLILRVLRHHGGDKDQAARALGISRRTLYRRIEQYGVG; encoded by the coding sequence ATGGACAGACCGCGTGTCCTCGTGGTGGACGACGAGAAGGTGCTGCGGGAGCTGCTCGCCGAGGTCCTCGCCTCGTGGGAGTACGAGGCCTCCACTGCCGGCAGCGCCGAGGAGGCGCTGGAGGCGCTCGGCCGGAGCCTCGTGGACGTGGTACTCCTCGACATCATGATGCCGGGCATGAGCGGGATCGACCTCCTCCGGGAGATCAAGCAGCGGGACCTCGACGTCGACGTGGTCATGATGACGGGCCGTCCCACGGTGGAGACGGCCGTCCAGGCCCTGAAGGCGGGGGCCTGTGACTACCTCGAGAAGCCCTTGAATCTGGACGTGCTCCGCCACCTCATGGGCGGGTTGACGGAGCGGCGGCTGCTCAGGCAGGAGGTGCATGCGCTGCGCGCCCGGGTGGGGGACCAGCTGGGTGCCATGGAGCTGGTCGGGGTGTCGGACGCCACGAAGCAGCTCCGGGATCTCATCGACCGGGTGGCGAGCAGCGACTCCCCGGTGCTGATCGAGGGCGAGAGCGGCACCGGCAAGGAGCTCGTGGCGGCCGCGATCCACCACCGGTCGCCCCGCAGCCGGGCCCCGTTCATCCCGGTCAACTGCGGCGCCATTCCCGCGGAGCTGATGGAGTCGGAGTTCTTCGGTCACGCGCGCGGCGCCTTCTCGGGGGCGGTGGCAGATGCCCTCGGCCTCATCCGCTCCGCCCACGGCGGCACGATCTTCCTCGACGAGGTGGCCGAGCTGCCCGCGGCGCTGCAGGTCAAGCTCCTGCGCGTGCTCCAGGACAAGGACGTGCGCCCCGTCGGCGCCGTCAAGACCTTCAAGGTGGAGGTGCGCGTCATCGCCGCCACCAACCGCAACGTGGAGGAGGCCGTCCGGGCCGGCGCCCTCCGCCAGGACCTCTTCTACCGGCTCAACGTGGTGCGCATCCTGGTCACGCCCCTGCGAGAGCGTCGGGCCGACATCTTGCCCCTGGTGACCCATTTCCTCCGCCAGCTCAACCAGAAGCTGGGCCGGCGGGTGAGCGGGGTCGCGCCGGAGGCGATGGAGGCCCTCATGGCGTATGACTTCCCCGGCAACGTGAGGGAGCTGGAGAACCTCCTGCATCGCGCCTATGCCCTCGGCGCCCGGGAAGAGATCACGCTCGAGGATCTCCCGGTCCTGCGCTCCCGGTCCGAAGAGCCCGCGGCGACAGGCGGTCTACCCACCCTCGCGGCGGCCGAACGAGATCTGATCCTCCGCGTCCTTCGCCACCACGGCGGGGACAAGGACCAGGCCGCCCGAGCGCTCGGGATCTCCCGGCGC
- a CDS encoding alpha/beta fold hydrolase, which translates to MAFLTLPDGARIAYDEHDFTEPWRPARPVILVHGFSKNRRFWYDWIPALARRYRVINLDQRGHGDSSLPPRDFTMGLEPFAADLVGALDQLGLDAATFVMAEFSSSVAVELAARYPGRVRALVLPGFGYNWRASPAVDWEGWARTAEREGAEQWARQTNHLRLPRDADPELREWYVTQQARVPGWLLAKVFRYAGQLDLTPRLPLVKAPTLILTGSESQQDTLESVRRAAGRMPRAEMVVLEGAPFNVMSARPADSIAATLAFLERNA; encoded by the coding sequence GTGGCATTCCTGACCCTGCCCGACGGCGCGCGGATCGCCTACGACGAGCACGACTTCACGGAGCCCTGGAGGCCGGCGCGCCCCGTCATCCTCGTGCACGGGTTCAGCAAGAACCGCCGCTTCTGGTACGACTGGATTCCCGCCCTCGCGCGCCGGTACCGGGTGATCAACCTCGACCAGCGGGGCCACGGCGACTCGAGCCTTCCGCCCCGCGACTTCACCATGGGGCTGGAGCCGTTCGCCGCCGACCTCGTCGGCGCGCTCGACCAGCTCGGGCTCGACGCCGCCACCTTCGTCATGGCGGAGTTCTCCTCGTCGGTGGCCGTGGAGCTGGCCGCGCGGTATCCGGGGCGCGTGCGCGCCCTCGTGCTCCCCGGCTTCGGCTACAACTGGCGCGCCTCCCCCGCGGTGGACTGGGAGGGCTGGGCGCGCACGGCGGAGCGCGAAGGGGCGGAGCAGTGGGCGCGCCAGACGAACCACCTTCGCCTGCCCAGGGACGCCGACCCCGAGCTGCGCGAGTGGTACGTGACGCAGCAAGCCCGCGTGCCCGGCTGGCTGCTCGCAAAGGTGTTCCGCTACGCCGGGCAGCTCGACCTCACCCCTCGCCTGCCCCTCGTCAAGGCTCCCACGCTGATCCTCACCGGCAGCGAGTCGCAGCAGGACACGCTGGAGAGCGTCCGCCGGGCGGCCGGGCGGATGCCGCGGGCCGAGATGGTGGTCCTCGAGGGAGCGCCCTTCAACGTGATGAGCGCGCGGCCGGCCGACAGCATCGCCGCCACGCTCGCATTCCTCGAGCGGAACGCCTGA
- a CDS encoding urea transporter, with translation MLVATAMARGLGWNRGLLGQGLFGYNAAMVGLAWAAFFPPSSPAFLLVLPAAVLATWLHGRLLPPFARRELPVLGVPFVLVIWGAGLLFGRLGVGQLAPIIPPALAGPAAGWATPALRDMVASFVLASLPGAVAAAIGLWCVSRAALGVGLAGLSFGLGTAMLLGGLEGLLWIGGYAYTALPVALGTAGVFFPLTGRTLALAAGMSGLGVLGWVGLVWALAPLGLYPVTAMAHVLVLGLLVAAKSPSASAALGIRPRPLSEATLPGEIEAVAPAGPLPEAEIADLVRLIRRSSSIVVLSGAGMSTESGLPDYRSQTGFWYDANAEALTHARFLESASSRRLHWRLHWRFSRALERAAPNAGHAMLVELEREGKLLGVITQNVDGLHQAAGLPAERVVELHGNARAAVCLGCEARLPSASVPPQGSGRPPTCPRCGGALKVDSVSFGEALDASRLALAAWWSRSADLMLVLGTSLQVAPASNLPEMTRERGMPVVILNRTETRLDPWAALVVRGPVARVLEEVRRQLMSAPVQRMIRPMTRLDFLHLCRVVDTWWNDQVRYLLHPLYLEHFPQTCFVCEEAGEVAGFLVGFISQGRPEEAYVHLVGTAPAFRGRGIGRALYEHFFDLVRSRGCVKVVAITVPHNEGSLAFHRQMGFHFREEGAAWSGTLPLVPDYAGPGVDCVVMERKL, from the coding sequence TTGCTGGTCGCCACGGCCATGGCCCGGGGGCTGGGCTGGAACCGGGGGCTGCTGGGCCAGGGGCTGTTCGGCTACAACGCGGCCATGGTGGGGCTCGCGTGGGCGGCGTTCTTTCCGCCCTCCTCGCCGGCCTTCCTCCTCGTGCTGCCGGCTGCCGTCCTGGCGACCTGGCTCCACGGTCGGCTCCTGCCCCCATTCGCGCGGCGGGAGCTACCGGTGCTCGGGGTTCCCTTCGTCCTGGTGATCTGGGGCGCGGGACTCCTGTTCGGGCGCCTCGGCGTCGGGCAGCTGGCGCCGATCATCCCTCCGGCGCTCGCAGGACCGGCGGCGGGCTGGGCGACCCCGGCGCTCAGGGATATGGTCGCGTCCTTCGTCCTCGCCTCACTGCCGGGCGCCGTGGCGGCCGCCATCGGGCTCTGGTGCGTGTCCCGGGCGGCTCTCGGCGTCGGCCTCGCGGGGCTCTCCTTCGGACTCGGCACCGCCATGCTCCTGGGGGGCCTCGAGGGCTTGCTCTGGATCGGCGGCTACGCCTACACGGCGCTGCCCGTGGCTCTGGGGACGGCCGGCGTGTTCTTCCCGCTGACCGGACGGACGCTCGCCCTCGCGGCCGGGATGTCAGGGCTTGGTGTGCTCGGGTGGGTGGGCCTTGTCTGGGCCCTCGCGCCCCTGGGGCTATACCCCGTCACCGCCATGGCCCACGTCCTGGTGCTGGGCCTGCTCGTCGCGGCGAAGAGCCCCTCGGCCTCGGCCGCCCTGGGGATTCGCCCGCGCCCCCTCTCGGAGGCGACGCTGCCGGGAGAGATCGAGGCGGTCGCACCGGCCGGGCCATTGCCCGAGGCAGAGATCGCCGACCTCGTCCGGCTCATCCGCCGCTCCTCGAGCATCGTCGTGCTGTCGGGGGCGGGCATGAGCACGGAGTCCGGACTCCCGGACTATCGGAGCCAGACCGGCTTCTGGTACGACGCCAATGCCGAGGCGCTGACCCATGCTCGCTTCCTGGAGTCGGCCTCCTCGCGGCGCCTTCACTGGCGGCTCCACTGGCGCTTCAGCCGCGCGCTGGAGCGGGCGGCGCCCAATGCCGGCCACGCGATGCTCGTCGAGCTCGAGCGCGAGGGCAAGCTGCTGGGGGTCATCACGCAGAACGTGGACGGCCTGCACCAGGCCGCGGGCCTTCCGGCGGAGCGCGTGGTCGAGCTGCACGGCAATGCACGTGCGGCCGTGTGTCTCGGTTGCGAGGCGCGCCTGCCGTCGGCGTCCGTGCCCCCGCAAGGAAGCGGAAGGCCCCCCACCTGCCCCCGCTGCGGGGGAGCGCTCAAGGTGGACTCCGTGAGCTTCGGAGAGGCGCTGGACGCGAGCCGGCTGGCGCTGGCCGCCTGGTGGTCCCGGAGCGCGGACCTCATGCTCGTCCTCGGGACGTCGCTGCAGGTGGCGCCGGCTTCGAACCTCCCCGAGATGACCCGGGAACGAGGCATGCCTGTCGTCATCCTCAACCGGACCGAGACCCGTCTCGACCCCTGGGCGGCCCTCGTGGTGCGTGGCCCTGTCGCACGGGTGCTCGAGGAGGTCAGGAGGCAGCTCATGAGTGCTCCCGTCCAGCGGATGATCCGCCCCATGACCCGGCTCGACTTCCTCCACCTCTGCAGGGTCGTGGACACCTGGTGGAACGATCAGGTCCGCTATCTCCTCCATCCCCTCTACCTCGAGCACTTCCCGCAGACCTGCTTCGTCTGCGAGGAGGCCGGGGAGGTGGCCGGCTTCCTGGTCGGGTTCATCTCCCAGGGGCGGCCCGAGGAGGCGTACGTCCACCTCGTGGGCACCGCCCCGGCCTTCAGGGGGCGGGGGATCGGGCGGGCGCTGTACGAGCACTTCTTCGACCTGGTGCGCAGCCGCGGATGCGTCAAGGTGGTGGCCATCACCGTGCCTCACAACGAGGGGTCGCTGGCCTTCCATCGTCAGATGGGCTTCCATTTTCGCGAGGAGGGCGCCGCGTGGTCCGGGACGCTGCCCCTGGTCCCCGACTACGCCGGCCCGGGTGTCGACTGCGTGGTCATGGAGCGGAAGCTGTAG
- a CDS encoding alpha/beta hydrolase codes for MNTSGLRTPGTGLAYDDDWFGPPWRQPEIAVLLHGIAESAQAWRCWVPHLAAQLRVVRPDLPGFGRSPLPPPSFDWSPPAFAAEVARLLDALGLDAVHVVGAKYGGTIAMQFAADFPDRTRTLSVLSSPVAAAGSGGRVDLATFAGRIRRDGVRAWAAETQRARLGPDASEEHVRWWTEGLMARARPEACIGATAAAGRLDIRAALPRIQAPALICTTEGSALQSVDTVRAYQALIPRSSLRVLPGAAYHVAAVRPDECARLVLEFIAEQRRTPWHS; via the coding sequence TTGAACACCTCGGGCCTGCGCACGCCCGGCACCGGCCTCGCGTACGACGACGACTGGTTCGGGCCGCCGTGGCGGCAGCCCGAGATCGCCGTGCTCCTGCACGGCATCGCGGAGTCCGCGCAGGCATGGCGCTGCTGGGTGCCGCACCTCGCCGCTCAGCTTCGCGTGGTGCGCCCGGACCTGCCGGGGTTCGGCCGCTCGCCGCTGCCCCCGCCGAGCTTCGACTGGTCGCCTCCCGCCTTCGCAGCCGAGGTGGCCCGCCTCCTCGATGCGCTCGGTCTCGACGCCGTGCACGTCGTCGGCGCCAAGTACGGTGGAACGATCGCGATGCAGTTCGCCGCCGACTTTCCCGACCGCACGCGGACGCTCTCCGTGCTCAGCTCCCCCGTCGCCGCGGCCGGATCAGGCGGGCGCGTCGACCTCGCCACGTTCGCCGGGCGGATCCGGCGGGACGGCGTGCGGGCGTGGGCGGCAGAGACGCAGCGCGCCCGCCTCGGCCCCGACGCCTCCGAGGAGCACGTGCGGTGGTGGACCGAGGGGCTGATGGCGCGCGCACGCCCCGAGGCCTGCATCGGGGCCACCGCCGCCGCGGGCCGGCTCGACATCCGGGCCGCGCTGCCGAGGATCCAGGCGCCCGCGCTCATCTGCACGACCGAGGGGAGCGCGCTGCAGTCCGTGGACACCGTCCGTGCCTACCAGGCGCTCATCCCGCGCTCGTCGCTGCGCGTGCTGCCCGGGGCGGCCTACCACGTGGCCGCGGTGCGGCCCGACGAGTGCGCGCGCCTGGTCCTGGAGTTCATCGCCGAACAGAGGAGAACGCCGTGGCATTCCTGA
- a CDS encoding PqqD family protein: MESRFLFREDCGDVFTLNATGALVHRLYRQGTAPEDIAQRLARSHGIPPARALADVLAFLSQVRIHGLLSES; encoded by the coding sequence ATGGAGTCGCGCTTTCTCTTCAGGGAGGACTGCGGTGACGTGTTCACCCTGAACGCCACGGGCGCCCTCGTCCACCGCCTCTACCGCCAGGGCACAGCGCCCGAGGACATTGCCCAGCGGCTGGCGAGATCCCACGGGATCCCGCCAGCCCGGGCCCTCGCCGACGTGCTGGCCTTCCTCTCCCAGGTGCGGATCCATGGACTCCTCTCCGAATCGTAG
- a CDS encoding alanine racemase: protein MTPATRELYERPLIMRRELGSLTKQWGGGGPGAPPIAVGEAVDGVSAQSLKSKYGSPLYVVSEATLRKNLRGFLSAFRSRYPETVVAYSYKTNYVSGICATLHQEGAWAEVVSGFELERARALGMPGSQIVYNGPYKPFDHLLEATRLGVRVNVDNLEELADLEEVSRQLRRPVKIGIRVNMRLNDPPWDKFGFNMESGQALEVCRRIHGSKLLRLAGFHLHAGTYLANVEIYKRAITGLLDLAMTVEAQRLGDIEYLDLGGGYASRNTILSQLLPGEMTTPSYAEYAEAIAGPLKAGVKRLPRRPLLILEPGRSIVDDAVSLLVSVVAVKKTPDGRTLVVVDGGVNLLPTAYYFRHDVVTGREAEGDSARVDIVGPLCMQIDVLRRDVSLPPVSRGSMLLFRNAGAYTVSNSMQFIYPRPPVVVVSGRETHVLRRGERTEDLVRLDEMPVHLAPRRAAASRNGNGNGNGAAHANGHARGRR from the coding sequence ATGACACCAGCCACGCGGGAACTCTACGAGCGGCCTCTGATCATGCGGCGCGAGCTGGGCTCGCTCACTAAGCAGTGGGGCGGCGGCGGTCCGGGCGCCCCTCCCATCGCGGTCGGTGAGGCGGTGGACGGCGTGAGCGCCCAGAGCCTCAAGAGCAAGTACGGCTCCCCGCTCTACGTCGTCTCCGAGGCCACGCTCCGGAAGAACCTGCGCGGGTTCCTCTCGGCCTTCCGCTCCCGCTATCCCGAGACGGTGGTGGCCTACTCGTACAAGACCAACTACGTGTCCGGGATCTGCGCCACCCTCCACCAGGAAGGAGCATGGGCCGAGGTGGTCTCCGGGTTCGAGCTGGAGCGTGCCCGGGCGCTGGGCATGCCCGGGTCCCAGATCGTCTACAACGGCCCTTACAAGCCCTTCGATCACCTCCTCGAGGCGACCCGGCTGGGCGTCCGGGTCAACGTGGACAACCTCGAGGAGCTGGCCGACCTCGAGGAGGTCTCGCGGCAGCTCAGGCGTCCGGTCAAGATCGGGATCCGGGTGAACATGCGCCTCAACGATCCGCCGTGGGACAAGTTCGGCTTCAACATGGAGTCGGGCCAGGCGCTGGAGGTGTGCCGCAGGATCCACGGCTCGAAGCTCCTGCGGCTCGCGGGCTTCCACCTGCACGCCGGGACCTATCTCGCCAACGTGGAGATCTACAAGCGCGCCATCACCGGGCTCCTGGATCTGGCCATGACCGTCGAGGCGCAGCGCCTCGGTGACATCGAGTACCTGGACCTGGGCGGCGGCTACGCCTCGCGGAACACCATCCTCAGCCAGCTCCTGCCCGGGGAGATGACGACCCCGAGCTACGCCGAGTACGCCGAGGCCATCGCGGGGCCGCTCAAGGCCGGAGTCAAGCGGCTGCCCCGCCGCCCGCTGCTCATCCTGGAGCCGGGGCGCTCCATCGTGGACGACGCCGTCTCCCTCCTGGTGAGCGTCGTGGCGGTCAAGAAGACGCCCGACGGGCGCACGCTCGTCGTGGTCGACGGGGGCGTGAACCTCCTGCCCACGGCCTACTACTTCAGGCACGACGTGGTCACCGGGCGCGAGGCCGAGGGAGACTCCGCGCGTGTGGACATCGTCGGCCCCCTCTGCATGCAGATCGACGTGCTGCGGCGGGATGTGTCGCTGCCGCCGGTGAGTCGGGGCAGCATGCTCCTCTTCCGCAATGCCGGCGCCTACACGGTGTCCAACTCCATGCAGTTCATCTACCCGCGGCCTCCCGTCGTCGTCGTGTCCGGGAGGGAGACGCATGTGCTCCGCAGGGGCGAGCGGACCGAGGACCTGGTGCGTCTGGACGAGATGCCGGTCCATCTCGCGCCGCGTCGCGCGGCTGCCAGCCGGAACGGGAACGGCAACGGCAACGGCGCCGCCCACGCGAACGGGCACGCCCGGGGTCGGCGCTGA
- a CDS encoding tetratricopeptide repeat protein: MSRRSLVSVVACVVLVGLAGALAGAVAAPSQDEAVKLFKAEKFAEAEKALGAILAKSPDAMDARLLMGWSLWGQGRYDEALVRFKSVLREAPAQRRPTTDEMITFDIAADVTAINNPDLASARKGLGWTYFKKGWVRLAHAQFTALNRLSSKWDEPYLGLGFVHLAQGKFKESEAAFREHLAQTPSGTNKPHEGQRGLGDLFVAKGEPARAIPHLVAALKGKPAWPEVQSLLAWSYLQTGDSARAAEVFTQLKTMRPAEAEAGLAWVALKRDRLDEAEAGFGRALVALPGYGRALEGMRELRGKRYKAFDDAWALYYGGKHGEAVAAFERLRKEPGRLPETMKPLVLNGLGWSRLGLGEAEEADKLFRESLRQLPNGAEATAGLGFIALRSKEWEKAEKAFVQANGTIPGLAAAANGFAALRTARFGPHDRAWELFYLGKHEQAIKAFEALLVSPGDLPVTALPFVRGGIGWSELALGKVDRAEEAFKQIRPASKLEAAEAKVGIGWIALRRQQPEQAQKLFAEALTDAPGYAAALRGFAELRRVRAPELDGAWAAYNQGKFGESAALFKKVSGTAGLPAEYVREARRGHAWSHYYGGKLQEAAVEFEELVKAGEDADVLYGQGLALAGLGQHGGAVPALGRAAALVPGSLDYQAAHGRALLASGDAKGALAAFTAAYRIAPASPEVNRMLGWTYVKLNRPGEAKAAYRYALTLIPGYADDKPFRELTGSKDYRDLRSDLAWGYVRWQAFEPARKLFEEIAKDDAADSNAWFGHGYALYKLGKTSEAEASLNRALKAKRRAEHRTVWVVFPESGSYPVLTDAQSILGWVSVLAGKCEQAVERFDASLDRDPDLVSSMVGKASCLAKKGDQPAAREIFLTAQEMYPAYPPVLAGLRATEPKKTAGAR; the protein is encoded by the coding sequence ATGAGCAGGAGATCTCTGGTGTCGGTGGTGGCGTGCGTCGTTCTGGTCGGGCTCGCCGGCGCGCTCGCCGGCGCCGTGGCGGCGCCCAGTCAGGACGAGGCGGTCAAGCTCTTCAAGGCGGAGAAGTTCGCCGAGGCCGAGAAGGCGCTGGGCGCCATCCTCGCGAAGTCGCCGGACGCGATGGATGCCCGCCTCCTCATGGGGTGGAGCCTCTGGGGCCAGGGGCGCTACGACGAGGCGCTGGTCCGCTTCAAGAGCGTCCTGCGCGAGGCTCCGGCCCAGCGGCGTCCCACGACCGACGAGATGATCACCTTCGACATCGCCGCGGATGTCACGGCCATCAACAACCCAGACCTGGCCTCGGCCCGGAAGGGCCTGGGCTGGACCTATTTCAAGAAGGGATGGGTGCGACTCGCGCACGCGCAGTTCACCGCTCTCAACAGGCTGTCGTCGAAATGGGACGAGCCGTACCTGGGGCTCGGGTTCGTCCATCTCGCCCAGGGCAAGTTCAAGGAATCCGAGGCTGCATTCCGCGAGCACCTGGCCCAGACGCCGTCGGGGACCAACAAGCCTCACGAGGGCCAGCGGGGCCTGGGTGATCTCTTCGTGGCCAAGGGCGAGCCCGCCAGGGCGATTCCGCACCTGGTGGCGGCCCTGAAGGGCAAGCCCGCATGGCCGGAGGTGCAGTCCCTCCTCGCCTGGAGCTACCTGCAGACGGGCGACTCCGCGAGGGCCGCGGAGGTCTTCACCCAGCTCAAGACGATGCGCCCGGCCGAGGCCGAGGCGGGGCTCGCGTGGGTCGCCCTCAAGCGGGACCGCCTCGACGAGGCCGAGGCGGGTTTCGGCCGCGCGCTGGTGGCCTTGCCCGGATACGGGCGGGCGCTGGAAGGGATGCGCGAGCTCAGGGGCAAGCGCTACAAGGCCTTCGACGATGCCTGGGCGCTCTACTACGGCGGCAAGCACGGAGAGGCCGTCGCCGCCTTCGAGCGGCTGCGCAAGGAGCCGGGCCGGCTGCCCGAGACCATGAAGCCGCTGGTGCTCAACGGTCTCGGCTGGTCGCGCCTCGGGCTCGGCGAGGCGGAGGAGGCGGACAAGCTCTTCCGGGAGTCGCTGCGCCAGCTGCCGAACGGCGCCGAGGCCACGGCCGGGCTCGGATTCATCGCGCTGCGGAGCAAGGAGTGGGAGAAGGCCGAGAAGGCCTTCGTCCAGGCCAACGGGACCATCCCCGGCCTGGCCGCAGCTGCCAACGGCTTCGCCGCCCTCCGCACCGCGCGCTTCGGCCCCCACGACAGGGCCTGGGAACTCTTCTACCTCGGCAAGCACGAGCAGGCCATCAAGGCCTTCGAGGCGCTCCTGGTCAGCCCGGGAGATCTGCCGGTCACGGCGCTTCCTTTCGTTCGCGGCGGCATCGGCTGGTCCGAGCTGGCGCTCGGCAAGGTCGACCGCGCCGAGGAGGCCTTCAAGCAGATCCGGCCCGCCTCGAAGCTGGAGGCGGCCGAGGCGAAGGTCGGCATCGGCTGGATCGCGCTCCGGCGCCAGCAGCCCGAGCAGGCCCAGAAGCTCTTCGCCGAGGCGCTGACCGACGCGCCCGGCTACGCCGCCGCCCTGCGAGGGTTCGCCGAGCTGAGGCGCGTGCGCGCCCCCGAGCTGGATGGGGCCTGGGCCGCGTACAACCAGGGCAAGTTCGGTGAGTCGGCAGCGCTGTTCAAGAAGGTGAGCGGCACCGCCGGGCTTCCGGCCGAGTACGTGCGAGAGGCCCGCCGCGGACATGCCTGGAGCCACTACTACGGCGGCAAGCTCCAGGAGGCTGCCGTCGAGTTCGAGGAGCTCGTCAAGGCCGGCGAGGACGCCGATGTCCTGTACGGGCAGGGGCTGGCTCTGGCTGGCCTGGGCCAGCACGGTGGGGCAGTTCCCGCGCTCGGGCGCGCAGCCGCGCTCGTGCCCGGCTCGCTCGACTACCAGGCCGCCCACGGCCGGGCGCTGCTCGCCAGCGGGGATGCCAAGGGGGCCCTGGCGGCCTTCACGGCGGCCTACCGAATCGCTCCGGCCTCCCCCGAGGTGAATCGCATGCTCGGCTGGACCTACGTGAAGCTCAACCGCCCCGGGGAGGCCAAGGCAGCCTACCGCTACGCCCTCACCCTCATCCCGGGCTACGCGGACGACAAGCCCTTCCGGGAGCTGACAGGCAGCAAGGACTACCGCGATCTCCGGAGCGACCTGGCCTGGGGCTATGTCAGATGGCAGGCCTTCGAGCCCGCGCGCAAGCTCTTCGAGGAGATCGCCAAGGACGACGCGGCCGACAGCAATGCGTGGTTCGGCCACGGCTACGCTCTCTACAAGCTCGGCAAGACCTCCGAGGCCGAGGCGAGCCTCAACCGCGCGCTCAAGGCCAAGCGCCGAGCGGAGCACCGCACGGTGTGGGTCGTGTTCCCGGAGTCGGGCAGCTACCCGGTGTTGACGGACGCGCAGTCCATTCTCGGCTGGGTCTCGGTGCTGGCGGGCAAGTGCGAGCAGGCCGTCGAGCGCTTCGACGCTTCGCTGGACCGCGACCCCGACCTGGTCTCCTCCATGGTGGGCAAGGCCAGCTGCCTCGCGAAGAAGGGCGACCAGCCCGCCGCGCGGGAGATCTTCCTGACCGCGCAGGAGATGTATCCGGCCTATCCGCCGGTCCTGGCCGGGCTCCGCGCCACCGAGCCGAAGAAGACGGCGGGGGCGCGCTGA